TCTGCGGGATGATCCAGGCCTCCACTGATGATGCCGACTGGGTCCATACCAAGAGCAGTGTGGGTGCTGAGGATCACACACTTCTGGGAAAATGCAGAGGTCAGAGTTAGATAATGTCTCCCAGTTACTGATTATTTTCAGTTCAGACAGCATGACAGCAATGAGCAAAAATAAAGTTGTATGCTGTAAGGGCTTATCTTGGCTTTAATTTTTAGATGCTGGCTACTTCATGCACTTTAGCACCATGACTGGGAAGCCTCAGGAGTCTGCTCTCCTGGAATCCCGAACCCTCTATCCCAAGAGGAAGCTTCAGTGTCTGCAGTTCTTCTACAAGATGACAGGAAGCTCCAAGGACAGGCTGGTGATCTGGGTTAAGATGGATGACGGCACAGGCACCGTTCGTAGAATGAAGAAAATACACACCTTTTATGGTATTTATTTATGGTGGACACATTTCACAGCAGCTACTTGGAAATGCACAGCTTTGCATCAAGGCAAATATTCATTTGCACATTGGTTTAGCTGCTCATCAGCTCTCAGCTGATATTCAAAATCAAGTTATTTCCAGACATCATAAAACATACAAGATAGACAGTTACTAACatcattcatacacacacagtcactggTGACAGGTTCAGAAAAGTGAACTAAAGTTTGCTTCTGTGTCATTAGTGGTGCAGGAGTGAACATTTTCCCCACTTCCAGTTGCCTCATCTTCAAGTCATTTGGTTTTTGAAGAGGTGCAGTTCCAGGAAATCGCTGGCCTGGAAAAGAAATTGTtccagattaaacaaacaaaatacactttgtcagtggacctccAGGTCTACATATAATGTTCTAGGTATCCTTCAGCATCTGCTGTTATTGTTTCCTGATGAGACACCAATAAAAggacctggttaggtttagaaaaaaaactcaatgtcaattcaatttcaatttttattattttcaatttatatcacaaataacaatttgcctcaaagggcgttacagcatacgacatccctctgtccttggaccctcacagtgatTAAGGAAAGattcccccaaaaaaaccttaaacgGAGAAAAAAGCCATCATGGGTTGGCTCTACTTTCATACAGGAGGCGAACaccaggctcccaggtgaaagtacggggtttgttggacccattcaccacccctcccatccttcctatagggactttccagctccttacatTAAGTCGTTACTGGCTGCATTTCAACCTGACGTTGTCCAgtggtgtatcatactgccatgACTGGTGCAATCCAGCCGACCGGCTGCATATCATAACACTGACTGACATATAACAAACAGCAGCTATAACAAACAGCAGCGAGGCCAAAATCACTGATAAAatggcagtatttgacaacttcaggATGCTTTCAGTCTTTATACTAAGATTAATCTAGATTCATACTTAATGGACAGACTTGAGAATGGTATGTATTATTTCGtccaactcttggcaagaaagtgatTGAGAGtactttccaaaatgtcaaaccagTCCTTTACAGTACATACTGTAACATGAGGACTAACAGCTAATGTCAAGCAAAACCACTTAATGTACAAACCATATTGCCACATATGGTAAGATTTGTCCTCTTGTCCTTTTCCTGTGACCCAGCTGATTCTGACCACACATGGAAGATCGCCCATGTCCCAATGGAAGTAGGAGTAAAATTCCGTTATGCTTTCCAAGCTGTGCGCGGTGATCCCTCTGCATCTGCTGGTGGCATCTTCATCGACGACATCAGCCTAACCGAGACACGCTGCCCCAACGGCGTGTGGAGGATCCAGAACTTCTCCAAGATCATGGAAACGGCTGACCACGACACATTCATTGACAGCCCTCGTTTCTACAGCCCTGAAGGCTACGGTTACGGTGTCCGTATCTGGCCACTGTCGACTTACGCTGATTACACTGGGAACTACACAGGGCTGTATTTCTTCCTGGCCAGCGGGGCAAATGATGTGGTGATGCAGTGGCCAGCAGTAAACAGACAGGCCACCTTGGTTGTGATGGACCAAGACCCAGACATTAAGCTGAGGATGTCCACCGCTCGCAGCCTCACAACTGATATGAGGAAGAGTAAGTGTTGCATATCCATTATCCCCAGACAGATTAAGACAAAAGCACTGCAGTGGCATCATACACACAAATTCAACAGGCAGTACAATGAATCAAACATAGTACTGTGAAAGTTGCAAACATGTTCAATTGGACTCTGAAACACTAAGCAAACACATATGCCAGCTTCCAACAATACGAGGTCACAGGTTTTTGGATGACTACAGTATGATTGAAATAGTGGGATCACTACTCACAtgacagattgttttttttgtgccctCTAGCCCCAGATGGAAAGTTCTTTTGGGACAATCCCGCCAAAGTGGGGACATATGACCCTTCCTGTGATTGCTACAAAAGTGAATCATGGGGCTGGCGGAATTTTGTCAAGCACTTTGACCTCAGGCGGCGCAATTATCTCAAGAACGATGACCTCATCATCTTCATCGACTTTGAGGGTTAGTGGTCTGTGGTCAGTATTGTTTGTGCTGCGTGCCAGGATGCATGCGTAACAAGTAATTATGTCTTTTCCCACAGATATAACATCACTAATCAACACAGAAGTGCCCATTAAACCAAAGGAGTGAGGTCACACAAGATTTTATGTCATGATTAACTGCAGGTAAGACAACATACACTTTTGTTTCACAGATTATTGTATGTGCTCAGGATCATGTGAAGttactttttttcattcaaaataATCAGATGCAACATATGCAGCTGAGATGAGAAGAACTACCAGTGGAGATGAAGAAAGGATGCCATGACACATTATCAgaatcatttaaaaaacttaaactttaaaaatttAAAGTTATATTT
The sequence above is drawn from the Epinephelus moara isolate mb chromosome 12, YSFRI_EMoa_1.0, whole genome shotgun sequence genome and encodes:
- the mep1a.1 gene encoding meprin A, alpha (PABA peptide hydrolase), tandem duplicate 1 isoform X1; translation: MMMKRVLLLFGLVALATSYTIPVSSEIHEVYKNGEDENPILNLGSDANLFEGDIFVPQGKNAMIDKRYRWKFPIPYILGDDLDLNAKGCVHQAFEMYRLKSCVDFKPYEGEKTFIKFEKRGGCFSSVGDQQIGQILSLGTGCDHKAVIEHELLHALGFYHEQSRTDRDDYVDIWLDQVIPGLEHNFNKYNDDYITDQNTAYNYESVMHYRPFSFNKNDSIPTITTKIPEFYNIIGQYLDFSEMDTLRLNRMYNCSGPLTLLDQCAFEYASICGMIQASTDDADWVHTKSSVGAEDHTLLGKCRDAGYFMHFSTMTGKPQESALLESRTLYPKRKLQCLQFFYKMTGSSKDRLVIWVKMDDGTGTVRRMKKIHTFYADSDHTWKIAHVPMEVGVKFRYAFQAVRGDPSASAGGIFIDDISLTETRCPNGVWRIQNFSKIMETADHDTFIDSPRFYSPEGYGYGVRIWPLSTYADYTGNYTGLYFFLASGANDVVMQWPAVNRQATLVVMDQDPDIKLRMSTARSLTTDMRKTPDGKFFWDNPAKVGTYDPSCDCYKSESWGWRNFVKHFDLRRRNYLKNDDLIIFIDFEDITSLINTEVPIKPKE